The DNA sequence ACGAGAGGACCTGGAGGACGCGCGCAGACAATTGGAGGACGCCGAGGCGAATTATGATTTGGAACGGGCCGCAGTTTTGCGTCATGGCAGCATCCCGCAGATGGAAAAGGAATTGGCGGCTTTAGAAAAAGAAAATGCAGCCCGGAGAGACAAGGAAGGAAACCTCGTCCAGGAATCGGTCACGGAGAACGAAATCGCGACAGTGGTGGGGCGCATGACCGGCATACCGGTGACGAAGCTGGTTGAGGGCGAAAGGGACAAACTCCTGAAATTGGAGGAAACGCTGCATAAGCGGGTCATCGGCCAAGAGGAAGCGGTGGAGAGCGTCACGAATGCCGTTCTGCGTTCGCGTGCCGGCCTGCAGTCGCCTAACCGGCCGATCGGGTCCTTCCTGTTCCTGGGACCCACGGGGGTCGGGAAAACGGAATTGGCGAAAGCTTTGGCGGAAAATTTATTCGACTCCGATGAACATATGGTCCGGCTCGATATGAGCGAATACATGGAAAAATTTTCGGTTTCCCGTCTGATCGGGGCACCCCCGGGATATGTGGGTTATGAGGAAGGCGGCCAGTTGACGGAAGCAGTCCGCCGAAGCCCTTACACAATCATTCTTTTGGATGAAATCGAGAAGGCGCATCCGGATGTTTTCAACATTTTGCTGCAAGTATTGGATGATGGACGCTTGACCGATTCGAAGGGGCACGTGGTCGATTTCAAAAACACCGTTCTGATCATGACCAGCAACATCGGGTCGCAGCTTCTGCTGGAAGGCGTCCAACCCGACGGTACCATCCCGGCAGATGCGGTGGACGAGGTAATGAAGGTATTGAAAGGCTCGTTCAAACCGGAATTTTTGAACAGGATCGATGACACCGTCCTCTTTACGCCATTAAGCAAAGAAGATGTCAAAAAGATCATCGTGAAAATGGTCGATGAGCTGTCCGATCGACTGGCGGATAAACAGATCCAGCTCTCCGTTTCTGATGAGGTTTCGACTTGGATAGCGGAAAATGCATACGATCCGATTTACGGAGCGCGGCCGCTCAGAAGATTCATTTCAGCCGAAATCGAAAATCCCTTGGCTCGTGCCATCATAAAGGGAGAAATCCATGAAAATCAGGCGGTGACGGTAGCCCTGGTTGGGAATCAGGTCGGATTCCTGACCGTTGACCTCGATGAATTTCAACAATAATTTGACAAGTAAGCAGGCAGAGAGGAAGTCCTGAAAGGGATTTCCTTTTGTTATTTCTGTATTTGCGGTAAAATGATAGTATAAATTTTCTTATTTTCCTGAGTGCGACCGTTTGTTGTTTTTATCGGAACAAAGCAGAAGGAGGCGTTCATTTTGCTGTTTTTGGTTATAGGTTTTCTGTGTCTGGTTTTTATGCTGTTCACTTCGAGGTATTACGTCTTTGGGGGAGCGGCGATCCTGAGTTTTTTGTTGTATTTCCTGTATTTCGGGAGCGGGAACTGGCTGACTTTGCTGCTTTTCCTGTTCGGGATCATGTTGGTGGTCGTAGAGTTGTTCATACCCGATTTCGGGCTGGTGGGGATCGCGGGGTTCCTGATGGTCGCTGCGGGTCTTTATTTGAACAATGAGCGCATTTTGGAAAGTGTGCTGGATGTGAGTTTGGCGATCATCATATCCGGGATAGCGACGTCGGTGCTGTTGAAAAAAGGCTATAAATTCCTGCCGGACCGCAGTAAATTGGTTCTCGATACATCCTTGAATCGTGAGCGCGGTTATTCATCCAGCCAGGACTATTCCGAATTTGTGGGAATGACCGGCACAGCCAAGACGACATTGCGGCCAGCCGGAAAAGTCGATATCGGAGGTGTGGTGCTCGATGTAGTCAGTGACGGTAAGATCATATTGGAAGGGAAACAGATTCAGGTTGTGCAGGTTGAAGGGGTCAAAATTACAGTCAAGGAGTTGGATGGAGAATGACAGAAGGATTGATAGGAATCATCTTTATTGCGGTATTTGTCGTACTGTTTTTATCTTTGTTTTTCCGCTTTGTGCCGGTTGGTTTATGGATCACAGCCTACTTTTCGGGAGTGAAAGTCAAAATTTCGAATCTGGTCGGAATGCGGTTGCGCCGAGTAGCACCCTATATGATCGTGCAGCCGATGATAAAAGCCACGAAAGCTGGACTGATGATTGATATAAATGAATTGGAGGCACATCATCTTGCTGGTGGGGATGTCAATATGGTCATCGATGCGCTGATTGCGGCGCAGCGTGCCAATATCGATTTAGGTTTTGAAAAAGCAGCTGCCATCGACTTGGCTGGCCGTAATGTGCTGGAAGCGGTTAAGATGAGCGTTAACCCAAAAGTCATCGAGACGCCGATCATCGCGGGTGTCGCCATGAACGGGATTGAAGTAAAGGCCAAAGCGAAAGTTACGGTACGTGCCAACATCGAGCGTTTGGTCGGCGGTGCAGGCGAAGAAACAATCATCGCCCGGGTCGGAGAAGGGATTGTCACAACCGTTGGATCTGCTAAGATGCACACTTCCGTCTTGGAAAATCCGGACTCCATTTCCCAAACGATCCTGAAAAAGGGACTGGATTCGGGTACTGCTTTTGAGATATTGTCCATCGATATCGCTGACGTTGATGTCGGCCGGAACGTGGGCGCAAAACTGCAAGCGGAACAAGCGGAGGCGGATAAGCGTGTGGCCCAAGCGAAAGCGGAAGAACGCCGGGCTTTTGCGGTCGCTGAAGAACAGGAAATGATCGCTGAAGTGCAAAGGATGCGGGCGAAAGTGGTAGAATCCGAAGCGCAGGTGCCATTGGCATTGGCAGAAGCATTGCGCAACGGCAATATTGGGGTAATGGATTATTATAAAATGAAAAATATCATAGCGGATACAGAAATGAGGAGCAGCATTTCGGAGTTTCCGGCAGATAGAAGCGATCCGGAATGACTAGCCTAGCCTTTCTCTTGCCGATTCTGTTGCCGATCCTTTTCCTAGTGTTCTTTCTCTCCGTGCTCATCTCGATAGTCAAACGGATAAACCGTCTATCGGAGAACGCCAGACTGAGATCGGGCGCATCCCAAGCCGCTGCCCTGCAGCAGACGTTTCGCCAGTCGTTGGATGGTACCGGAAATGAGAACGCGAAACGATTGATCAAAAAAATGGCGACAATGAAACCTGAACAACTCTATGGCTTTTTCCAGGAGCGTCTGCCCGAAAAATATCTTGGGGAAGTCAGCCGAATTTTGACCAACAGAAATTGGCGAAGGGAAATCCTGCTTTTCGTAAACCGTGAAAATTTATGGCAGTTGCTGTTGCGACCGAGTTCGCCAAAAACAGACAGTGCCCAAAATGATACCGAACATGCGGATGCAAACGATGAGGTGCAGTTGTTTACGGACTATGATATGGATCCTGCTGCCGGATTGGCCGACGACTTCAATTTCTTTTCCGATGACCAAAAGGAATTGAAGACTGCCGAAAGAATGGAGAAAGCCACTATCCAGAACAAGAAGAAACATTCCGGCAATCAAAAAGCATTGATGCGAGCCGTCATTGCCAAAGAAATACTCGATAGGCCGGACTTTGACGGCAAATAGGAAATTGAAGGAGACAGATGGATGCACAGAGAGATTGGATTGAACACTTTGGCGTATATGCACAGCTCTGCGGACAATAAAGTGGAGCAAAAGGAAATACTGAAGGAAATCAAGGAAATGGGCTTCCCGATTGTGGAAGTCAGAAGAGAATACATCCTGTCCGGCAAAACGGAAATGAAGGAAATAGCCAAGCAAGCCTCGGATTATGGCTTGAAGGTATTCTATTCCGTACCAGCGGAACTGTTTACAGCAGGCGAGCTGAATGAGCAGTTGGCCAGCTATTTTGAGGAAGCCTCCCTATTGAACGCGGTCCAGCTGAAACTGACATTAGGGGAATTTCGAGGATTCACAGACAAGCTGGCTGAGGAATTACGGGAATTGTTGACGGCCTTTTCCGTCCATTTGACGATCGAAAATGACCAGAGCGCAGAGAAGGGCAGCCCGGCTGTCCTGATGGGTTTTATTGCTGAAGCCCGCAAAGCCTCATTGGAAATCGGACTGACTTTTGACACAGGTAATTTCGTGTATATCGACAGCGATCCGTTCGTTGCGGCAAAGGAAATGCGCGAAGCCGTGACCTACATCCACATCAAGAACGTTGCCGAAACGGACGAAGGGATTGTTTTATCCGGTCTGGAATCCGGGTTAGTGGATATGCGCCGTCTTTTGCCGTTGTTCCCGGAATCTGTGCCGGCCAGCATCGAATATCCGTGCGGCATCGGCGACGAAGTAACAAAAACCATCAGCGCTGATTACAAAAAAATCCGATCTTGGTGAATGCCCTCCGAGGGTTGCCTGACAGTCGCCGGCAAGTCGACCAGAATCAGCAACAAAAAATGCAATCCGGATGCTTCGGATTGCATTTTTTCATAGGGAATACAAGAAAATAAGGAGCGACTGTGGTATACTGATTGCCGGATATCTATAAGAAAGAAGTGAATACATTGACTGAACCAGCGATTCGTTATCGCCTTATC is a window from the uncultured Trichococcus sp. genome containing:
- a CDS encoding NfeD family protein, translated to MLFLVIGFLCLVFMLFTSRYYVFGGAAILSFLLYFLYFGSGNWLTLLLFLFGIMLVVVELFIPDFGLVGIAGFLMVAAGLYLNNERILESVLDVSLAIIISGIATSVLLKKGYKFLPDRSKLVLDTSLNRERGYSSSQDYSEFVGMTGTAKTTLRPAGKVDIGGVVLDVVSDGKIILEGKQIQVVQVEGVKITVKELDGE
- the floA gene encoding flotillin-like protein FloA (flotillin-like protein involved in membrane lipid rafts), whose translation is MTEGLIGIIFIAVFVVLFLSLFFRFVPVGLWITAYFSGVKVKISNLVGMRLRRVAPYMIVQPMIKATKAGLMIDINELEAHHLAGGDVNMVIDALIAAQRANIDLGFEKAAAIDLAGRNVLEAVKMSVNPKVIETPIIAGVAMNGIEVKAKAKVTVRANIERLVGGAGEETIIARVGEGIVTTVGSAKMHTSVLENPDSISQTILKKGLDSGTAFEILSIDIADVDVGRNVGAKLQAEQAEADKRVAQAKAEERRAFAVAEEQEMIAEVQRMRAKVVESEAQVPLALAEALRNGNIGVMDYYKMKNIIADTEMRSSISEFPADRSDPE